A section of the Paracoccaceae bacterium genome encodes:
- a CDS encoding C4-dicarboxylate ABC transporter permease has translation MEFLGYFGEVFTPLSFGLLLIGTIGGLILGATPGLSPTMAVALLIPFTFKLEATQGLILLGAAYTSTVAGGAVSAILLKIPDAPANIATTLDGHTMATQGRGAEALQISFLASAVGGIFGVLLLIFLTPVLAEWALAFGPSHLFWMAILGVTIIGSLDGSSVVKGLLSGCIGMWLATIGFDDIMGAQRFIFHNSLSGGINIIAALIGLFAIPQVLTMFAKGRHQVNMEVIKVEKHAIGDAFREVFRRARALSIGTAVGSVIGLIPGVGGQIAGLVAYDQSKKFSPEREKFGTGHSEGVIAAESANNAMVGPSLVPLLTLSIPGSPTAAVLLGGLLIHGIFPGSDLFDNHPDVAWTFINSMLIGQVLICIFGLYVAGLAARVAQVPQCVMAAVVLGLAVFGSYSVQSSMGDVYVMASLGVMMFFLERFGFSAAPLVLGLILGPIAEANFIQGSMIANATDGLGVYFFGGPLNLVLIGVVVASIIYSIWMELRHRHVTTKEDALT, from the coding sequence ATGGAGTTTCTTGGATATTTTGGTGAGGTTTTCACACCACTATCCTTTGGCCTGCTGCTGATCGGCACGATTGGCGGGCTGATCCTTGGCGCGACGCCGGGCCTGTCGCCGACGATGGCTGTGGCGTTGCTGATCCCGTTTACCTTCAAGCTTGAGGCGACGCAGGGGCTGATTCTGCTGGGGGCGGCCTATACCTCGACTGTGGCGGGGGGCGCTGTCAGTGCGATCCTGCTGAAGATACCGGACGCGCCGGCGAATATCGCAACGACGCTGGACGGGCATACGATGGCCACCCAGGGGCGCGGGGCCGAGGCGTTGCAAATCTCATTCCTTGCATCCGCCGTCGGGGGCATTTTCGGAGTGCTGCTGTTGATCTTCCTGACGCCGGTTCTGGCGGAATGGGCGCTGGCCTTCGGGCCGTCGCACCTGTTCTGGATGGCGATCCTGGGGGTGACGATCATTGGCTCGCTCGATGGGTCGTCCGTGGTCAAGGGGCTGCTGTCGGGCTGTATCGGCATGTGGCTGGCAACCATCGGGTTTGACGACATCATGGGTGCGCAGCGCTTCATCTTTCACAACAGTCTGAGCGGCGGCATCAACATCATCGCCGCGTTGATCGGGCTATTCGCAATCCCCCAGGTTCTGACCATGTTCGCCAAAGGGCGGCATCAGGTGAACATGGAGGTCATCAAGGTCGAAAAGCACGCCATCGGGGACGCCTTCAGAGAGGTTTTCCGCCGCGCCCGCGCGCTGTCCATCGGCACCGCCGTCGGATCGGTCATCGGACTGATCCCCGGTGTCGGCGGACAGATTGCCGGGCTGGTGGCTTATGACCAGTCGAAGAAATTCAGCCCGGAACGGGAAAAATTCGGCACTGGCCATTCCGAGGGCGTGATCGCCGCCGAAAGTGCCAATAACGCCATGGTCGGCCCGTCGCTGGTGCCGCTTTTGACGCTGTCGATCCCGGGCTCACCCACGGCTGCGGTACTGCTGGGTGGGCTGCTGATCCACGGGATTTTTCCGGGCAGTGATTTGTTCGACAATCACCCGGATGTGGCCTGGACCTTCATCAACTCGATGCTGATCGGGCAGGTGCTGATTTGCATCTTCGGCCTCTATGTCGCCGGACTGGCCGCGCGGGTCGCACAGGTGCCGCAATGTGTCATGGCCGCTGTTGTTCTGGGGCTGGCGGTGTTCGGCAGCTATTCGGTGCAATCCTCGATGGGGGATGTCTATGTGATGGCATCGCTCGGCGTGATGATGTTCTTCCTTGAACGCTTCGGCTTTTCCGCAGCACCGCTGGTTCTGGGCCTGATCCTTGGCCCGATTGCCGAGGCGAACTTCATCCAGGGCTCGATGATTGCCAATGCGACCGATGGGCTTGGGGTCTATTTCTTCGGTGGTCCACTGAACCTGGTTCTGATCGGCGTTGTCGTCGCCTCGATCATCTATTCGATCTGGATGGAGCTGCGCCACCGCCACGTCACCACCAAAGAGGATGCCCTGACATGA
- a CDS encoding substrate-binding domain-containing protein, with the protein MTTLKQHIKSDIHAVARAAGVSISTVSRSFNHPDLVNPATRKKIDRAVRKLGYIRNRAAQAMHGKRSATIGVVVPTIDHAIFGEVVQAFSDAVDDEGFTILMASHGFDLKREYSVLRKFLEHRVDGIALIGLHHADETFQLIEEQKVPTISMWNFDPDSALPCVGADNRLAGKLAAQHLIDLGHRRIATLFPDTHQNDRARDRWQGADDTLRAAGIDVPEIWRSRAPYLISEAKRACLEILALPDQPTALLCGNDVIAQGAIFAAQRHGLRLPRDLSIVGIGDFKGSSEIEPALTTVRIPARTIGTMAGQELLRLLRSETDEVTRQRCDLRLLQRHSTARA; encoded by the coding sequence ATTACCACATTAAAACAGCATATTAAGTCGGACATCCATGCCGTTGCACGGGCTGCGGGCGTGTCAATTTCGACGGTATCGCGCAGCTTCAACCACCCCGATCTGGTGAATCCGGCGACTCGGAAAAAGATTGATCGGGCGGTGCGAAAGCTGGGGTATATCCGCAACCGGGCGGCGCAGGCGATGCACGGAAAACGCTCTGCCACCATCGGCGTCGTGGTCCCCACCATCGACCACGCGATCTTTGGCGAAGTGGTGCAGGCGTTCTCGGACGCGGTGGATGACGAAGGGTTCACAATCCTGATGGCCAGCCATGGATTTGACCTGAAACGCGAATACTCGGTGTTGCGCAAATTTCTGGAACACCGCGTCGATGGCATCGCCCTTATCGGGCTCCATCACGCCGATGAAACCTTCCAGTTGATCGAGGAACAGAAGGTTCCCACAATCTCGATGTGGAACTTTGATCCCGACAGCGCATTGCCCTGTGTCGGGGCCGACAACCGGCTTGCGGGGAAACTGGCCGCGCAGCATCTGATCGACCTTGGCCATCGCAGGATCGCGACGCTGTTTCCCGACACCCACCAAAATGACCGTGCGCGGGATCGGTGGCAGGGCGCGGATGATACGCTGCGCGCGGCAGGCATTGACGTGCCCGAGATCTGGCGCTCGCGCGCGCCCTATCTGATATCCGAGGCCAAGCGCGCCTGTCTGGAGATCCTGGCCCTGCCCGATCAGCCAACCGCGCTGCTGTGCGGAAACGATGTCATCGCCCAGGGTGCGATATTCGCGGCCCAGCGCCACGGGCTGCGCCTGCCGCGCGACCTGTCGATTGTCGGTATCGGTGATTTCAAGGGCTCGTCCGAGATTGAGCCCGCGCTGACCACCGTCAGGATTCCGGCGCGCACCATAGGCACCATGGCCGGTCAGGAACTGCTGCGCCTTCTGCGAAGCGAAACCGACGAGGTGACGCGCCAGCGCTGTGATCTGCGCCTGCTTCAGCGCCACTCGACAGCGCGCGCCTGA
- a CDS encoding thiamine pyrophosphate-binding protein: MRPNQIRAADHLVDLLVGQGCTHVFGVPGESYLPVLDAMHGRGSEIGFITCRQEGGAAMAADAYGKLTGRPGICMVTRGPGATNASAGLHIAFQDSTPMILFIGQVARSMVEREAFQEIDYRRMFGQMAKWVAQIDDPARIQEYLIRAYRTAMSGRPGPVVLALPEDMLYDMLPAPTPPRRVEPPRFQPSPKTLGALRDRLSDAQRPMIIAGGGSWTARGIESLERFAKVQNLPVAASFRCQALMNNDHPNYVGHFAVGRAGFLDMAVAESDLLIAIGPRLGEITTGGYKLLNAPVPHQSLAHVFPAAEEPGRVFEPEISLIADTESFCNAVAEWAPIAPDRFEPRRNGLRRAFEAYGKPDAGDALAAMFAHMAADLPRDAILCNGAGNYAGWLHRYFRFREPGTQLAPTSGSMGYGLPAAIAAATATPEREVFAIAGDGCFMMTCQEMATACHHGLRLTVIVINNARYGTIRAHQEREFPGRVSGTDLINSDFCAFARSFTAHAEKVDDLASFQHALAAARGRGGVNLIEVAVDPSLLAPGVPLTS; this comes from the coding sequence ATGAGACCGAACCAGATTCGCGCCGCCGACCATCTTGTTGACCTTCTGGTCGGGCAAGGCTGCACCCATGTATTCGGCGTCCCCGGCGAAAGCTATCTTCCGGTTCTGGACGCCATGCACGGGCGCGGTTCCGAGATCGGATTCATCACCTGCCGCCAGGAAGGCGGTGCTGCGATGGCCGCCGATGCGTATGGCAAGCTGACCGGGCGGCCCGGCATCTGCATGGTCACCCGTGGTCCCGGCGCGACGAATGCCAGTGCGGGCCTTCACATCGCGTTTCAGGATTCGACGCCGATGATCCTGTTCATCGGCCAGGTCGCCCGTAGCATGGTCGAGCGTGAGGCGTTTCAGGAAATCGACTATCGCCGCATGTTTGGCCAGATGGCGAAATGGGTGGCGCAGATCGACGATCCGGCGCGTATTCAGGAATACCTGATCCGCGCTTATCGCACAGCCATGTCCGGGCGGCCCGGCCCGGTCGTTCTGGCGCTGCCTGAAGACATGCTTTATGACATGCTGCCCGCGCCAACGCCCCCGCGGCGGGTCGAACCGCCTCGCTTTCAGCCTTCGCCAAAGACGCTCGGGGCGCTGCGGGACCGGCTTTCTGACGCCCAACGCCCCATGATCATCGCAGGCGGTGGCAGTTGGACGGCGCGCGGCATCGAAAGTCTGGAACGCTTCGCAAAGGTGCAAAACCTGCCGGTCGCCGCCTCGTTCCGCTGCCAGGCGCTGATGAACAACGATCATCCGAACTATGTCGGCCACTTCGCCGTCGGGCGGGCCGGGTTTCTGGATATGGCCGTGGCAGAAAGCGACCTGCTGATCGCCATCGGTCCCCGCCTGGGCGAGATCACGACCGGCGGCTACAAGCTGCTGAATGCCCCCGTGCCGCACCAGTCGCTGGCGCATGTGTTTCCCGCCGCCGAAGAACCGGGCCGCGTGTTCGAGCCCGAGATCTCGCTGATCGCGGACACCGAAAGCTTCTGCAACGCCGTGGCCGAGTGGGCCCCGATTGCGCCCGACCGTTTCGAGCCGCGCCGCAACGGACTGCGGCGCGCGTTCGAGGCCTATGGAAAACCCGACGCGGGTGATGCCCTTGCAGCGATGTTCGCCCATATGGCGGCCGACCTGCCCCGCGACGCGATCCTGTGCAACGGTGCCGGCAATTACGCCGGCTGGCTGCACCGCTATTTCCGGTTCCGCGAACCCGGAACGCAACTGGCACCGACCTCTGGTTCGATGGGATATGGTCTGCCAGCCGCCATTGCCGCTGCCACCGCCACGCCCGAACGCGAAGTCTTTGCGATTGCGGGCGACGGCTGTTTCATGATGACCTGCCAAGAGATGGCAACAGCCTGCCACCACGGCCTGCGCCTGACCGTCATCGTCATCAACAACGCCCGTTACGGCACCATCCGCGCCCATCAGGAGCGTGAATTTCCCGGCCGCGTCTCGGGCACTGACCTCATCAACTCCGACTTCTGCGCCTTTGCCCGCTCGTTCACGGCCCATGCCGAAAAAGTTGATGATCTGGCGTCGTTTCAACACGCGCTTGCAGCCGCCCGCGGGCGCGGCGGCGTGAACCTGATCGAGGTTGCCGTCGATCCTTCCCTGTTGGCGCCCGGCGTTCCGCTGACGTCCTAG
- a CDS encoding aminotransferase class V-fold PLP-dependent enzyme, which translates to MPALRNDIDPDGLLEYSVVFTDRSLNHMSAQFQTVMRDISGMLRQVYNADAVAIVPGGGTYGMEAVARQIATDETVLVVRNGWFSYRWSQIFEAGSIPSEEHVMTARRTGNEATAPFAPPPAAEVAAKIAEVRPAVVFMPHVETSSGIILPDDWIKEVAAAAHAVGALLVLDCIASGCVWVDMKALGVDVLISAPQKGWSASPAAGLVMLSQTAVERVKARASTSFSADLGKWLSIMEAFEGGGHAYHATMPTDALRGFRDAMVEASEVGFEELKAAQWDQGNRVRAALSARGVRSVAAEGFGAPGVVVSYTSDPEVQSGRAFAAEGFQVAAGVPLQVGEGEGFSTFRIGLFGLDKLADADASVARLEAAFDRVF; encoded by the coding sequence ATGCCCGCCCTGCGCAACGACATCGACCCTGACGGCTTGCTGGAATACTCGGTCGTCTTTACCGACCGGTCGCTGAACCACATGAGCGCGCAGTTCCAGACCGTCATGCGCGATATCTCGGGGATGCTGCGCCAGGTCTATAACGCTGACGCGGTGGCAATCGTTCCCGGCGGCGGCACCTACGGGATGGAGGCGGTCGCGCGCCAGATTGCCACGGATGAAACCGTGCTGGTCGTGCGCAACGGCTGGTTCTCGTACCGGTGGAGCCAGATTTTTGAGGCCGGGTCGATCCCGTCGGAAGAACATGTGATGACCGCGCGGCGCACCGGGAACGAGGCGACAGCGCCCTTCGCGCCGCCCCCCGCAGCCGAGGTTGCCGCGAAGATCGCCGAGGTTCGGCCCGCAGTCGTGTTCATGCCGCATGTGGAAACCTCGTCAGGGATTATCCTGCCGGATGACTGGATCAAAGAGGTGGCGGCGGCAGCCCACGCTGTCGGCGCGCTTCTGGTTCTGGATTGCATCGCGTCGGGTTGTGTCTGGGTGGACATGAAAGCGTTGGGTGTCGATGTGCTGATCTCGGCCCCGCAAAAGGGCTGGTCCGCGTCGCCCGCCGCCGGGCTGGTGATGCTGTCGCAGACCGCCGTCGAGCGGGTGAAAGCGCGCGCATCGACCAGCTTTTCGGCCGATCTGGGCAAATGGTTGTCGATCATGGAGGCGTTCGAGGGCGGCGGTCATGCCTATCACGCCACCATGCCCACCGACGCGCTGCGCGGCTTCCGCGATGCGATGGTCGAAGCGTCAGAGGTCGGCTTTGAAGAACTGAAAGCGGCGCAATGGGATCAGGGGAACCGGGTCCGCGCAGCGCTGAGCGCGCGCGGCGTCCGGTCTGTCGCCGCCGAAGGCTTTGGCGCGCCGGGCGTTGTGGTCAGCTATACCTCGGACCCCGAGGTTCAGTCTGGCCGGGCCTTCGCTGCCGAAGGGTTTCAGGTCGCCGCAGGTGTCCCATTGCAGGTGGGTGAGGGTGAGGGGTTTTCGACCTTCCGCATTGGTCTGTTCGGGCTTGATAAGCTGGCAGACGCGGACGCCAGCGTGGCGCGGCTTGAAGCAGCCTTTGATCGGGTATTCTGA
- a CDS encoding NAD(P)-binding protein, with protein sequence MQHCDILIAGGGLAGLIAAAALADQGFEVMLVDPGADGSDAGGDTRSTAYLRPAQALLDDIGFWDQLAPLATPLAQLRIIDTAGDPPRAVDSRTFQPEAEGPFGWNLPNASTRSALCRAITDMPNASLRFGTALRGFLARDASVRATLDTGERIEARLLIGADGHASAVRKACGIEVATTRYGQKALAFDVTHELAHSDISTEVYASGGAFTLVPLPDRDGRPASAVVWMEDGPRALDLASLEDAAFSAAATARSCGVLGALQLDSARAVFPVVSQRATMLTARRVALIAEAAHVIPPIGAQGLNTSLKDVAALVDLAKSDPVALGSSAMLERYERARMVDIRARMAAIDAYNRICRSGAGWVRKVRVEGLRLVHDLAPVRRAVIRAGLGG encoded by the coding sequence ATGCAGCATTGCGATATCCTGATTGCCGGCGGTGGTCTGGCCGGGCTGATCGCGGCAGCGGCGCTGGCGGATCAGGGGTTCGAGGTCATGCTGGTCGATCCCGGCGCGGATGGGTCTGACGCTGGTGGAGACACTCGTTCAACCGCCTATCTGCGCCCGGCGCAGGCGCTGCTGGACGACATCGGGTTTTGGGATCAGCTTGCACCGCTTGCGACCCCGTTGGCGCAGCTTCGTATCATCGACACTGCGGGCGATCCGCCGCGCGCCGTCGATAGCCGCACCTTCCAGCCAGAGGCCGAGGGGCCATTCGGGTGGAACCTGCCCAACGCCAGCACGCGCAGCGCCCTGTGCCGGGCGATCACGGATATGCCAAACGCCTCATTGCGTTTTGGCACCGCGCTGCGCGGGTTTCTGGCGCGCGATGCCTCGGTCCGGGCAACGCTGGATACCGGAGAGCGGATCGAGGCCCGGTTGCTGATCGGTGCAGACGGCCATGCGTCAGCCGTTCGCAAGGCCTGCGGGATCGAGGTTGCGACCACCCGCTACGGCCAGAAGGCGCTGGCCTTTGATGTAACCCATGAACTGGCGCACAGCGATATCTCGACCGAGGTTTATGCGAGTGGCGGGGCCTTTACGCTTGTCCCGCTGCCAGACCGGGATGGGCGGCCCGCCTCGGCCGTTGTCTGGATGGAGGACGGCCCGCGCGCGCTTGATCTGGCCTCTTTGGAGGACGCAGCATTTTCAGCCGCCGCAACCGCCCGGTCGTGCGGGGTTTTGGGCGCGCTGCAACTGGACAGCGCGCGCGCGGTGTTCCCGGTTGTCAGTCAGCGCGCGACCATGCTGACGGCACGACGGGTGGCACTGATTGCCGAGGCTGCGCATGTCATTCCGCCAATCGGGGCACAAGGGCTGAATACGTCACTGAAAGATGTTGCAGCGCTGGTCGATCTGGCGAAAAGCGACCCCGTTGCCCTTGGCAGTTCCGCGATGCTGGAACGCTATGAACGTGCCCGCATGGTCGACATACGTGCCCGGATGGCGGCAATCGACGCCTACAACCGCATTTGCCGCTCAGGGGCGGGCTGGGTGCGGAAGGTGCGGGTCGAAGGATTGCGGCTGGTGCATGATCTGGCGCCGGTCCGGCGCGCGGTCATCCGGGCCGGACTTGGCGGATAG
- a CDS encoding pyrimidine 5'-nucleotidase yields MPASAFAHFRHWVFDLDNTLYPPSAALFDQIEVRMIAYVMRELGVDHDRANHLRASYWAQHGTTLAGLMAHHDVDPVPYLAEVHDISFDDLTPDPVLADRIAALPGRRIVFTNGDVAYAQNVLEARELGATFDAVYGVEETGFIPKPEAPAFEAIFGLDGTDPASAAMFEDDPRNLAVPHALGMQCVLVGQAEPADHIHHQTTDLTDFLTRVAPPPGGAGGGA; encoded by the coding sequence ATGCCAGCATCCGCCTTTGCACATTTCCGCCATTGGGTCTTTGACCTGGACAACACGCTTTATCCGCCCAGCGCGGCCCTGTTCGATCAGATCGAGGTCAGGATGATCGCCTACGTGATGCGTGAACTGGGCGTGGACCATGATCGCGCAAACCATCTGCGCGCCAGCTATTGGGCGCAGCACGGAACCACGCTGGCCGGGCTGATGGCGCATCACGATGTCGACCCGGTGCCCTATCTGGCCGAAGTGCACGACATTTCGTTTGACGACCTGACCCCCGACCCTGTGCTGGCCGACCGTATCGCGGCCCTGCCGGGTCGCCGCATCGTGTTTACCAACGGTGATGTCGCCTATGCGCAGAACGTGTTAGAGGCGCGCGAGTTGGGCGCGACCTTCGATGCCGTCTATGGCGTGGAAGAGACGGGGTTTATCCCCAAACCCGAAGCCCCCGCGTTCGAGGCTATCTTCGGCCTCGACGGGACGGATCCTGCCAGTGCCGCGATGTTCGAAGATGACCCGCGCAATCTGGCCGTGCCGCATGCGCTGGGCATGCAATGCGTGCTGGTCGGCCAGGCCGAACCTGCCGACCACATCCACCATCAGACCACCGATCTGACGGATTTCCTGACCCGCGTGGCTCCGCCCCCGGGCGGCGCGGGCGGCGGCGCGTAG
- a CDS encoding FCD domain-containing protein — translation MARTPTPKDAYEMILAAIDTGTFRPGDRLVESDLADRFEVSRTPIREALQRLETQSLLVRDGRSLIVASLDHNQMAELYAVRAELEALAARLAARHATVEEVRVLAGLVEEDRQLLGDPDALARANRRFHEQVHLASHNRYLVQQLNLVHRSMALMATTSLAVEGRGAVALDEHAAIVAAIRAGDGDAADAALRAHISMAFETRLRRVAGVVQ, via the coding sequence ATGGCCCGCACTCCGACACCCAAAGACGCCTATGAAATGATCCTTGCTGCGATCGACACCGGCACGTTCCGCCCCGGCGACCGGCTGGTCGAAAGCGATCTGGCCGACCGGTTCGAGGTTTCCCGCACCCCGATCCGCGAGGCTCTGCAGCGGCTGGAAACCCAAAGCCTGCTGGTGCGCGACGGGCGCAGCCTGATCGTGGCGTCGCTGGATCACAACCAAATGGCCGAGCTTTACGCCGTGCGCGCCGAGCTTGAGGCCCTGGCCGCAAGGCTGGCCGCCCGCCATGCCACCGTTGAAGAGGTGCGCGTTTTGGCCGGTCTGGTCGAAGAAGACCGCCAGTTACTGGGCGATCCTGACGCTTTGGCGCGTGCCAATCGACGGTTTCACGAACAGGTGCATCTGGCCTCGCACAATCGCTATCTGGTGCAGCAGTTGAACCTTGTGCATCGATCAATGGCGCTGATGGCGACAACCTCGCTGGCGGTGGAAGGGCGCGGCGCGGTGGCGCTGGACGAACACGCGGCGATTGTCGCCGCAATCAGGGCCGGAGATGGCGATGCGGCGGATGCAGCGTTGCGGGCGCATATTTCGATGGCGTTTGAAACCCGCCTGCGCCGCGTTGCGGGTGTCGTGCAATAG
- a CDS encoding AsnC family transcriptional regulator: protein MIDLDDTDRAILRELRRDAGQGAGALGRAVGLSQPAAWRRLKRLNAAGLIARKRLDLDLEALGLGVTVFLGVKLALRGRTALGDVERALSAIPEVQTVEHVLGLYDYRLRVVARDIADFERILRRRIMTLPGVGEVEANVLLSEERLTGPIG from the coding sequence ATGATCGACCTGGATGATACCGACCGGGCGATCCTGCGAGAACTTCGTCGCGATGCGGGGCAGGGGGCCGGGGCGCTGGGGCGTGCGGTCGGCCTGTCACAGCCAGCTGCATGGCGGCGGCTGAAACGTCTGAACGCGGCGGGGCTGATCGCCCGCAAGCGGCTTGATCTGGATCTGGAAGCGCTGGGCCTTGGCGTCACCGTGTTCCTGGGCGTCAAACTGGCGCTGCGCGGACGCACCGCGCTGGGCGATGTTGAACGCGCGCTAAGCGCAATTCCCGAGGTTCAGACCGTCGAACACGTCCTTGGTCTTTACGATTACCGCCTGCGCGTCGTGGCACGCGACATTGCAGATTTCGAACGCATCCTGCGCCGCCGCATCATGACCCTGCCGGGCGTCGGAGAGGTTGAGGCGAACGTGCTGCTGAGCGAAGAGCGGCTGACAGGGCCGATTGGGTAG
- a CDS encoding winged helix-turn-helix transcriptional regulator, producing the protein MLDDLDRRVLRNLQADPDIGSAELAERVGTSSAVAWRRVQRMKDAGVIRATVADIDWAALGYSVEVSLRVTLDKTAANAFDDVMAEARRIPEVLEIQTFLGRVDLRLKVIARDMTHYQQVWRTRILRLPHIADIEALMHVATIKTATDLPI; encoded by the coding sequence ATGCTAGACGATCTCGACCGCCGCGTTCTGCGCAATCTGCAGGCAGACCCGGATATCGGATCTGCGGAATTGGCCGAACGGGTCGGCACCTCATCCGCTGTTGCATGGCGTCGGGTGCAGCGGATGAAGGACGCAGGCGTGATCCGGGCGACGGTGGCCGATATCGACTGGGCGGCGCTGGGCTATTCGGTTGAGGTTTCGCTTAGGGTCACGCTGGACAAAACCGCCGCCAATGCCTTCGACGATGTGATGGCCGAGGCGCGGCGGATCCCCGAGGTGCTGGAAATCCAGACCTTCCTGGGCCGCGTCGATCTGCGCCTGAAGGTGATCGCGCGCGACATGACCCATTATCAGCAGGTCTGGCGCACCCGCATCCTACGCCTTCCCCATATCGCGGATATCGAGGCATTGATGCATGTCGCTACGATCAAGACCGCGACGGACCTGCCGATATGA
- the ilvC gene encoding ketol-acid reductoisomerase: MRVYYDRDCDINLIKDKKVAILGYGSQGHAHALNLRDSGAKNLVVALREGSASAAKAEGEGLKVMGIAEAAAWCDLMMFTMPDELQGETYRKYVHDNIREGAAIAFAHGLNIHFGLIEPKAGVDVIMMAPKGPGHTVRGEYTKGGGVPCLVAVDNDASGKALEIGLSYCSAIGGGRSGIIETDFKEECETDLFGEQAVLCGGLVELIRMGFETLVEAGYAPEMAYFECLHEVKLIVDLIYEGGIANMNYSISNTAEYGEYVSGPRVLPYDETKKRMKGILDDIQQGKFVRDFMAENMVGQPMFKSTRRMNDAHQIEEVGEKLRGMMPWISEGRMVDKAKN; this comes from the coding sequence ATGCGCGTTTACTATGATCGCGACTGCGACATTAACCTGATCAAAGACAAGAAAGTGGCCATCCTCGGCTATGGCAGCCAGGGCCACGCCCACGCGCTGAACCTGCGCGACAGCGGCGCGAAAAACCTGGTCGTTGCCCTGCGCGAAGGCTCGGCCTCGGCTGCCAAGGCCGAAGGCGAGGGCCTGAAGGTCATGGGCATCGCCGAGGCCGCCGCCTGGTGCGACCTGATGATGTTCACCATGCCCGACGAGCTTCAGGGCGAGACCTATCGCAAATACGTCCACGACAATATCCGTGAAGGTGCGGCCATTGCCTTCGCCCACGGTCTGAACATCCACTTCGGTCTGATCGAGCCAAAGGCCGGTGTCGACGTCATCATGATGGCCCCGAAAGGCCCCGGACACACGGTGCGCGGCGAATACACCAAAGGCGGCGGCGTGCCCTGCCTTGTGGCCGTCGACAACGACGCCAGCGGCAAGGCGCTGGAGATCGGGTTGTCCTATTGCTCGGCCATCGGCGGCGGGCGTTCGGGCATCATCGAGACCGATTTCAAAGAAGAATGCGAAACCGATCTGTTCGGCGAACAGGCGGTTCTTTGCGGTGGCCTGGTAGAGCTGATCCGCATGGGCTTTGAAACCCTGGTCGAGGCTGGTTACGCGCCCGAAATGGCCTATTTCGAGTGCCTGCATGAAGTGAAGCTGATCGTGGATCTGATTTATGAAGGCGGCATCGCCAACATGAACTATTCGATCAGCAACACGGCGGAGTATGGCGAATACGTCAGCGGCCCGCGCGTGCTGCCCTATGACGAGACCAAGAAGCGGATGAAAGGCATCCTGGACGACATCCAGCAGGGCAAATTCGTCCGCGACTTCATGGCCGAAAACATGGTCGGCCAGCCCATGTTCAAATCCACCCGCCGTATGAACGACGCCCACCAGATCGAGGAAGTCGGAGAGAAGCTGCGCGGCATGATGCCGTGGATCAGCGAAGGCCGGATGGTCGACAAGGCGAAGAACTAA